In Persicimonas caeni, a single window of DNA contains:
- a CDS encoding DUF4398 domain-containing protein gives MQRLLSIPIVALALAILPMVGCATADSTQVTAKDYAKPRETIRAAQEIGANTIPQAKLYLSYAVDEVNKANRYLKKGQNYEARLSLARAQADADLALTLAKERRMVQQVRQIENRIERLENQIE, from the coding sequence ATGCAGCGATTACTTTCGATTCCGATCGTGGCGCTCGCCCTGGCCATCTTGCCGATGGTCGGCTGCGCGACAGCCGACTCGACGCAGGTCACGGCCAAGGATTACGCCAAACCGCGCGAGACGATCCGCGCCGCTCAGGAAATCGGGGCGAACACCATCCCCCAGGCCAAGCTGTACCTGAGCTATGCGGTCGACGAGGTCAACAAGGCCAACCGCTATCTCAAGAAGGGACAGAACTATGAGGCGCGCCTGTCGTTGGCACGAGCGCAAGCCGACGCGGACCTGGCGCTGACGCTGGCCAAAGAACGACGCATGGTCCAGCAAGTGCGCCAGATCGAAAACCGGATCGAGCGCCTGGAGAACCAGATCGAATGA
- a CDS encoding OmpA family protein, translating into MRLLHRFKFAGLVAALSLMLGACATTSPPEQLVEARASYQKAQQSNAAKYAPTELAQAKKALLTAEKQFQETGDEEITRTLAYIAKRRSQEAMAQGKVNFLVTTRQAKQSELLARTESMREQYQRQLIRQRQMAQMNEQQLEQKRQELEQAREELEDQGMTAEQLRQREREYAAAISKLEVEIERRKKAEQQLQTAMNKLEDIAEVRQEDGRGQVITLDNSVLFEVGQSELLPNARQRLKQVADVLQMQEDRKIVIEGHTDAQGSDQLNQRLSRERAQSVKDFLVSRGVDASRVQTVGYGEDRPIATNRTVEGRAMNRRVEIVLPTAEAVGGGPDQQKQQQQREQDEQMQQQEDMEMQQQEQEGIEMQQDQEGMEMQQEDMEMQQQEQEGIEMQEEEGQAPEQDTEADEFEVDDFGE; encoded by the coding sequence GTGAGATTACTTCATCGCTTCAAGTTCGCCGGCCTAGTGGCCGCGCTGAGCTTAATGCTGGGCGCATGCGCGACCACCTCGCCGCCCGAGCAACTCGTAGAAGCCCGCGCAAGTTATCAAAAAGCTCAACAGAGTAACGCCGCCAAATACGCGCCCACCGAGCTGGCACAGGCCAAAAAGGCGCTCTTGACTGCCGAGAAGCAGTTTCAAGAGACGGGCGACGAGGAGATTACGCGCACCCTGGCGTATATCGCCAAGCGCCGCTCCCAAGAGGCCATGGCCCAGGGTAAGGTCAACTTTCTGGTGACCACCCGCCAGGCCAAGCAAAGCGAGCTCTTGGCGCGCACCGAGTCGATGCGCGAGCAGTACCAGCGCCAGTTGATTCGCCAGCGCCAGATGGCTCAGATGAACGAACAACAGCTCGAGCAGAAGCGCCAAGAGCTCGAGCAGGCTCGAGAGGAGCTCGAAGACCAGGGCATGACCGCCGAGCAGCTTCGTCAACGCGAGCGCGAATACGCAGCCGCCATCTCGAAGCTCGAGGTCGAAATCGAGCGGCGCAAGAAAGCCGAACAACAACTGCAAACGGCCATGAACAAACTCGAGGATATCGCCGAGGTGCGCCAGGAAGATGGGCGCGGTCAGGTCATCACCCTCGACAACTCGGTACTCTTCGAGGTCGGCCAATCCGAACTGCTGCCCAACGCGCGCCAGCGCCTCAAGCAGGTCGCTGACGTGCTCCAGATGCAGGAAGATCGAAAGATCGTCATCGAGGGCCACACCGACGCCCAGGGCTCCGACCAACTCAACCAGCGCCTGTCACGCGAGCGCGCCCAGTCGGTCAAAGACTTTCTGGTCTCGCGCGGCGTCGATGCCAGTCGTGTACAGACGGTCGGCTACGGCGAAGACCGTCCCATCGCAACCAACCGCACCGTCGAAGGACGCGCCATGAACCGACGCGTCGAGATCGTCTTGCCCACCGCGGAAGCCGTTGGTGGCGGTCCCGACCAACAGAAGCAACAACAACAGCGAGAGCAAGACGAGCAGATGCAGCAGCAAGAAGACATGGAGATGCAGCAACAGGAGCAAGAAGGCATCGAAATGCAGCAAGACCAAGAGGGCATGGAGATGCAACAAGAAGACATGGAGATGCAGCAGCAAGAGCAAGAAGGCATCGAAATGCAAGAAGAGGAAGGCCAGGCCCCCGAGCAGGACACTGAAGCCGACGAATTCGAAGTCGACGACTTTGGTGAGTAA
- a CDS encoding family 1 encapsulin nanocompartment shell protein produces the protein MNDLFRERAPITEEAWREIEEEAVRVLKRTLAARKIVDFSGPHGWKKSSVDLGRVEPLSDAPQAGTEANIRKVQPLVELRVPFELSRREVEAAGRGAENPELEPVTDAARKAALAEDRSVFHGFRQAGIDGIFEVSARLESSASPGFENYPIIVAEALDRLRIEGVSGPYAIVLGRDCYTGLSTTHIDGYPVIEDVKRMLDGPVIWAPGVDGAVVTSLRGGDFELTVGRDFSIGYLSHDVDKVQLYLEESFTFRILAPEAAVPLPTVCK, from the coding sequence ATGAATGACTTGTTTCGAGAGCGCGCGCCGATCACCGAGGAGGCTTGGCGCGAGATTGAAGAGGAAGCCGTCCGCGTGCTCAAGCGCACCCTCGCCGCCCGCAAGATCGTCGACTTCTCCGGCCCCCACGGCTGGAAGAAGTCCTCGGTCGACCTGGGGCGCGTCGAGCCATTGAGCGACGCCCCGCAGGCAGGCACCGAGGCCAACATTCGCAAGGTTCAGCCACTGGTCGAACTCCGCGTCCCCTTCGAGTTATCCCGACGCGAGGTCGAAGCGGCCGGGCGCGGTGCCGAGAACCCCGAGCTCGAACCTGTGACCGACGCGGCCCGTAAGGCGGCCTTGGCCGAAGACCGCAGCGTATTCCACGGCTTTCGCCAAGCAGGTATCGATGGAATCTTCGAGGTCAGCGCGAGGCTCGAGTCCTCGGCCTCGCCCGGCTTCGAGAATTATCCCATCATCGTGGCCGAGGCCCTCGACCGGCTGCGTATCGAGGGCGTCAGTGGGCCCTATGCCATTGTGCTCGGCCGCGATTGCTACACCGGGCTGTCGACCACCCATATCGACGGCTACCCGGTCATCGAAGACGTCAAGCGCATGCTCGACGGTCCTGTGATCTGGGCGCCAGGCGTCGATGGCGCCGTCGTCACAAGCCTTCGCGGCGGCGACTTCGAGCTTACCGTCGGCCGAGACTTCTCCATCGGCTACCTGAGTCACGACGTCGACAAGGTCCAACTGTACCTCGAAGAGAGCTTCACCTTCCGCATCCTCGCCCCTGAAGCGGCCGTTCCACTTCCTACCGTCTGCAAGTAG
- a CDS encoding diadenylate cyclase, translated as MIESFRTYFEALAVNLRAADAIDVVVIATLVYAVFAWLRHRVSRVVGFGIATVAVLYSLAQLLDLYLTSMVFQVGLTAIVVALVIVFQDDIRRLFERLRTMTWWEREQSGVELGGVDTLVEAVDQLAGQKMGALIVLPGRESLDVHLHGGIEADAAVSVPMLMSIFHPKTAGHDGAVVMRGGRMAKFAVHLPLSTDLSRVGPGGTRHAAALGLAERCDAFVIVVSEERGTISVAREGDLVEVASAAELRREIERFARHEGVGQRRAIWPRWATRNVGLKFASLGIASLLWVLFAYRVETVQRTYEVPIEYRGLESSWYLQDPKPIKARVELSGSERTFDRIEPSQLKISVDMGKIKEGPVQLSLGDDHLNEPAGVSVTDIEPRSLRLKAHKLVKVQLPVKASIQGKLPQGYQLDRVITKPGRVEVLVPSFLEGYVTELSTEPIQVDELTASKTVQKNLVLPQHVRHKGQKPPQIKIHLDIGPEARRTGGGPSL; from the coding sequence ATGATCGAATCGTTCCGTACGTATTTTGAGGCCCTGGCGGTGAACTTGCGCGCGGCCGATGCCATCGACGTGGTGGTCATCGCAACGCTGGTCTACGCCGTCTTCGCTTGGCTTCGTCACCGAGTCTCGCGCGTGGTCGGCTTCGGGATAGCCACCGTGGCGGTGCTCTACTCGCTGGCGCAACTGCTCGACCTGTACCTGACTTCGATGGTGTTCCAGGTGGGGTTGACGGCGATCGTGGTCGCGCTGGTGATTGTGTTTCAGGACGATATCCGCCGCCTCTTCGAACGCTTGCGCACGATGACGTGGTGGGAGCGCGAGCAGTCTGGCGTCGAGCTGGGCGGCGTCGATACGCTCGTGGAGGCGGTCGACCAGCTCGCCGGCCAGAAGATGGGCGCGCTGATCGTGTTGCCGGGGCGTGAATCTCTCGACGTCCACCTGCATGGCGGCATTGAGGCCGACGCGGCGGTGAGCGTGCCGATGCTGATGAGCATCTTTCACCCCAAAACAGCCGGTCACGACGGGGCGGTGGTGATGCGCGGGGGGCGCATGGCCAAATTTGCGGTGCATTTGCCGCTGTCGACCGATCTGAGCAGGGTGGGGCCGGGAGGCACTCGCCACGCGGCCGCGCTGGGGTTGGCCGAGCGCTGCGATGCATTCGTGATCGTGGTGTCCGAGGAGCGCGGTACGATCAGCGTGGCGCGTGAGGGCGACTTGGTCGAAGTGGCCTCGGCGGCCGAGTTGCGCCGAGAGATCGAACGCTTTGCCCGCCATGAAGGCGTCGGTCAGCGCCGGGCGATCTGGCCGCGTTGGGCCACGCGCAACGTCGGGCTGAAATTCGCCTCGTTGGGCATCGCGTCACTTTTGTGGGTGCTGTTTGCCTACCGGGTCGAGACCGTCCAGCGCACCTACGAGGTGCCCATCGAGTACCGCGGACTGGAGTCGAGCTGGTATCTGCAAGATCCCAAGCCGATCAAGGCGCGCGTCGAGCTGAGCGGCTCCGAGCGCACCTTCGACCGCATCGAGCCGTCGCAGCTCAAGATCTCGGTCGACATGGGCAAGATCAAGGAGGGGCCGGTGCAGTTGAGCTTGGGCGATGACCACCTCAACGAGCCGGCGGGTGTGTCGGTGACCGATATCGAGCCGCGAAGCCTGCGACTCAAGGCGCACAAGCTGGTCAAAGTGCAGTTGCCCGTCAAAGCCAGCATCCAGGGCAAGTTGCCCCAGGGATATCAACTCGACCGGGTGATCACGAAGCCGGGGCGGGTCGAGGTGCTGGTCCCCAGCTTTTTGGAAGGCTACGTCACCGAGTTGAGCACCGAGCCGATTCAGGTCGACGAGCTGACCGCCTCGAAGACGGTGCAAAAGAACCTCGTTCTCCCCCAGCACGTGCGCCACAAAGGTCAGAAGCCGCCTCAGATCAAAATTCACCTCGATATCGGCCCCGAAGCAAGGCGCACCGGCGGAGGGCCGTCCCTCTGA
- a CDS encoding helix-turn-helix domain-containing protein — protein MWLFGRKKQTEDAPTLAELFREARARHGMSRKECAHAAGYQNVTKGCRRLCEIERGEADFPDERVLARFATALDIDDEEVRRAQRVEIARHDAPTDPEILVQWAPKIVAPLECSSKLSRRKALKVASNFARKNHKDVVVCLSELRRVYIDPNGARTETLEVPWSSLEGELPDVPVRAVA, from the coding sequence ATGTGGCTTTTCGGACGAAAGAAACAGACTGAAGATGCGCCCACGCTCGCCGAGCTATTTCGCGAGGCGCGCGCCCGGCACGGAATGTCGCGCAAGGAATGTGCACACGCGGCGGGTTATCAGAATGTGACCAAGGGTTGCCGTCGCCTGTGCGAAATCGAGCGCGGCGAGGCGGACTTTCCCGACGAGCGTGTGTTGGCGCGCTTTGCGACGGCGCTCGATATCGACGACGAGGAGGTGCGCCGCGCCCAGCGTGTCGAAATCGCACGCCACGACGCGCCGACCGACCCCGAAATCTTGGTCCAGTGGGCCCCAAAAATCGTCGCTCCGCTCGAGTGTTCCTCGAAATTGTCGCGACGCAAGGCGCTCAAGGTCGCGAGTAACTTCGCGCGCAAGAATCACAAAGACGTCGTGGTTTGCCTGAGCGAATTGCGTCGGGTGTATATCGACCCCAATGGAGCGCGCACCGAGACGCTCGAGGTGCCTTGGAGTAGCCTCGAGGGCGAGCTCCCCGACGTTCCGGTGCGCGCGGTTGCCTGA
- a CDS encoding encapsulin-associated ferritin-like protein — translation MAKNSNQLHEAVEALDPETIDRHRAIVSLVEEFDAIDWYQQRIDATDDEELAAILAHNRDEEREHAAMTLEWLRRRDPGLDKVLRTYLFTEGSIVDLEEEEEEGGSSGHARPRSGGDGSLGIGSLRQERS, via the coding sequence ATGGCCAAAAACAGCAATCAACTCCACGAAGCTGTCGAGGCACTCGACCCGGAGACGATCGACCGACACCGCGCCATCGTCTCGTTGGTCGAGGAGTTCGATGCCATCGACTGGTACCAGCAGCGCATCGACGCCACCGACGATGAAGAGCTCGCCGCCATCCTCGCCCACAACCGCGACGAGGAGCGCGAGCACGCAGCAATGACGCTCGAGTGGTTACGGCGACGCGACCCGGGCCTGGACAAAGTGCTGCGCACTTACTTGTTCACCGAGGGCAGTATCGTCGACCTCGAAGAGGAGGAGGAGGAAGGCGGCTCGAGCGGGCACGCCCGTCCTCGCAGCGGCGGCGACGGTTCACTGGGCATCGGCAGTCTGCGACAGGAGCGATCATGA
- the gap gene encoding type I glyceraldehyde-3-phosphate dehydrogenase — protein MAIKVAINGFGRIGRLAFRQFMEAEDLEVVAINDVSDPENLAYLLRHDSAHASPSVDVGTSEGKLHWGDQTIKFLSVRSPAELPWSELGVNIVLEASGVFTNREDAAKHLEAGAKRVIVSAPAKNADITLCMGVNEDKYNPEKHTVLSNASCTTNCLAPVAKVLDDQFGIASGFLTTVHAVTSSQTIVDLPHKKWRRGRAAMTSIVPTTTGAAVATTKVLPQLEGKMDGLAMRVPVVNGSIIDFVARTEGPVSVDSVNNAFREAAQSERLRGILGVSEEELVSKDIIGSPYSALIDVASTKVLSDDTVKVLAWYDNEWGYARRCVDLASYIAQQA, from the coding sequence ATGGCCATCAAAGTCGCCATCAACGGTTTCGGCCGCATCGGCCGCCTCGCCTTTCGTCAATTCATGGAGGCCGAGGACCTCGAGGTCGTCGCCATCAACGACGTGAGTGACCCCGAAAACCTCGCCTATCTGTTACGCCACGACTCGGCCCACGCCTCGCCGAGCGTCGACGTTGGCACCAGCGAGGGCAAGCTTCACTGGGGCGATCAAACCATCAAGTTTCTCAGTGTGCGAAGCCCCGCCGAGTTGCCTTGGTCTGAGCTGGGAGTCAACATCGTGCTCGAAGCGAGCGGCGTGTTCACCAACCGCGAGGACGCGGCCAAGCACCTGGAGGCCGGGGCCAAACGCGTCATCGTCAGCGCGCCGGCCAAAAACGCCGACATCACACTGTGCATGGGAGTCAACGAGGACAAGTACAACCCCGAAAAGCACACCGTTTTGTCGAACGCTTCGTGCACGACCAACTGCCTGGCCCCAGTCGCCAAGGTGCTCGACGACCAATTCGGCATCGCCAGCGGCTTTTTGACCACCGTGCACGCGGTGACGTCGTCGCAGACCATCGTCGACCTTCCGCACAAAAAGTGGCGGCGCGGCCGTGCCGCGATGACCTCGATTGTGCCGACGACCACCGGCGCCGCGGTGGCGACGACGAAGGTCTTGCCTCAACTCGAAGGCAAGATGGACGGCTTGGCGATGCGCGTGCCGGTGGTCAACGGGTCGATCATCGACTTCGTCGCGCGCACGGAAGGCCCGGTGTCGGTCGACAGCGTCAACAACGCGTTTCGCGAGGCCGCTCAGTCCGAGCGACTTCGCGGCATCCTCGGAGTCAGCGAAGAAGAGCTCGTCTCCAAGGACATCATCGGCTCGCCCTACTCGGCGCTGATCGACGTCGCCTCCACCAAGGTCTTGAGCGACGACACCGTCAAAGTCCTGGCGTGGTACGACAACGAGTGGGGTTACGCGCGACGCTGCGTCGATCTGGCCAGTTATATCGCCCAGCAAGCATAG